A single region of the Oncorhynchus kisutch isolate 150728-3 linkage group LG30, Okis_V2, whole genome shotgun sequence genome encodes:
- the nfatc4 gene encoding nuclear factor of activated T-cells, cytoplasmic 4 isoform X1 — MGAAPGSGWEEGEFEFKLVFEEDPTRQLRGPSPLCNADQEHTIVGERTESALSLLESSNTESHLDTTHVGQPIGIPTPTYSSASQRAGMHSPPPRRALVREFSGTYESLPARSVQVSESHVLECPSIQITTISPEDDTAPAGSNFWDTGGGWDRERLYLPLMDPFCYREGSTGAGSLSPSPASSPSSRGWLSPASSCDSLLVEEEELNEVTSHFCLSPSSRPTSPGGKKRRNSPLASPCTSRRSSYSEDHSCTLEGEDSTSQSQAHNSSFELSIPQKTRKTSLEQVSPRDVEQEQGPAHSSHCPLPEPLQQRREVASMGMDYLSVPPALGWGRTRASAHSPMFRSNALPPLDWPLPTQFDQYELRIDVQPRPHHRAHYETEGSRGAVKASPGGHPVVTLTGYTERQPLSLQVFVGTADDRSIRPHPFYQIHRVTGKMVGTASQESVQAGTKILDIPLNPETNMTALIDCAGILKLRNSDIELRKGETDVGRKNTRVRLVFRTHLPLGLPVAPPGRMLALQVTSVPIECSQRSAQELPVVESVSVISCSVEGGEELLLGGSNFLPMSRVLFMERGTADGKLQWEEEAHVDRDNSSECLLCVQIPAYGDLSVNRPVSVCLYVSNGKRKRSSTHCFKYLPVMFKEDDPLLSHPSVLPLEGVTLCSMGGSSRVDSGLHLRNDPTPKERGLALHLPPYPSAYSPPYQGHGYQEEYCHKPEAVGDSRGSLSERRPSFENLELGFTELLPPLYPRVSQPPSPSPWLDSPYLSSSPSPSHSSSLSPFPAGSPISSSSLPPMTTSPYPHYPYPQEVCPSPPSNSSPYQDFYPPPYSHNEVWDHQGRGPREREAQAGSKMQTTPLEFASSSSIHHITLEEVTEFIGEDIRSFQSGSQTDSQPG; from the exons ATGGGGGCTGCGCCGGGTTCTGGTTGGGAGGAGGGGGAGTTCGAGTTCAAGTTGGTTTTTGAGGAGGACCCGACGCGCCAACTCCGGGGCCCATCCCCGCTGTGCAACGCGGACCAGGAGCACACTATCgtgggggagaggacagagagcgcCCTGTCGCTCCTAGAGTCGAGCAATACTG AGAGCCACCTGGATACCACTCACGTAGGCCAGCCAATCGGCATCCCTACCCCAACGTATTCTTCAGCAAGTCAAAGGGCTGGGATGCATTCCCCGCCCCCCAGGCGTGCCTTGGTGAGGGAGTTCAGTGGGACCTATGAGAGCCTTCCAGCGAGATCTGTACAG gTGTCAGAGTCCCATGTTTTGGAGTGCCCTAGCATCCAGATCACCACTATCTCCCCAGAGGATGACACTGCCCCAGCAGGAAGTAACTTCTGGGACACAGGAGGTGGATGGGACAGGGAGCGCCTCTACCTTCCCCTAATGGACCCATTCTGCTACCGCGAAGGCAGCACCGGCGCTGGGTCCCTGAGCCcaagccctgcctccagccccTCCTCTCGCGGCTGGCTCAGTCCTGCGTCCAGCTGTGATTCGctgctggtggaggaggaggagctcaATGAGGTCACCTCCCATTTCTGCCTGTCACCCTCCTCCCGGCCCACCTCACCGGGGGGTAAGAAGCGCAGGAACTCCCCTCTGGCCTCCCCCTGCACGTCCCGCAGGAGCAGCTACTCTGAGGACCACTCCTGTACCCTGGAGGGAGAAGACTCCACCTCTCAGTCACAAGCTCACAACAGCAGCTTTGAGCTGAGCATTCCACAGAAAACTAGGAAGACGTCACTGGAGCAG GTCTCCCCCAGGGATGTGGAGCAGGAGCAGGGTCCAGCCCATAGCTCCCACTGCCCACTGCCAGAGCCACTGCAGCAAAGGAGAGAGGTTGCATCCATGGGCATGGACTACCTGTCTGTGCCCCCTGCTCTGGGTTGGGGGAGGACCAGAGCCAGCGCCCACAGCCCTATGTTCAG ATCCAATGCTCTACCGCCACTTGATTGGCCACTGCCAACTCAGTTTGACCAATATGAGTTGCGTATCGACGTGCAGCCCCGCCCACACCACCGAGCCCACTACGAGACAGAAGGAAGCAGAGGAGCCGTCAAGGCATCACCAGGGGGACATCCGGTTGTTACG CTGACtggatacacagagagacagccccTCTCTTTGCAGGTGTTTGTGGGAACAGCTGATGACAGGTCCATCCGGCCTCATCCTTTCTATCAGATACACAG GGTAACAGGTAAGATGGTGGGTACTGCCAGTCAGGAGAGTGTACAGGCTGGCACCAAAATACTGGACATCCCCCTCAACCCAGAGACCAACATGACTGCCCT CATTGACTGCGCTGGCATTCTGAAGCTGAGGAACTCGGACATCGAGCtgaggaaaggagagacagatgtaGGGAGGAAAAACACGCGTGTGCGCCTAGTGTTCCGTACCCACCTCCCCCTTGGCCTTCCCGTGGCCCCACCTGGACGGATGCTGGCCCTGCAGGTTACCTCCGTGCCTATTGAGTGCT CCCAGCGCTCTGCTCAGGAGCTGCCAGTGGTGGAGTCAGTCAGTGTCATATCGTGCTCtgtggaaggaggggaggagctACTGTTGGGTGGATCTAACTTCCTGCCCATGTCCAGAGTGCTTTTTATGGAAAGAGGGACAG CAGATGGAAAGCTACAGTGGGAAGAGGAGGCACATGTTGACCGTGACAACAGTAGTGAG TGCTTGCTGTGTGTGCAAATTCCAGCCTATGGTGACCTGTCTGTGAACCGCCCAGTATCTGTGTGCCTTTATGTCTCCAACGGGAAGAGGAAAAGGAGCAGCACTCACTGTTTCAAGTATCTGCCGG tCATGTTTAAAGAGGATGACCCTCTGCTCTCGCATCCCTCTGTCTTGCCCCTGGAGGGGGTGACACTCTGCTCCATGGGGGGGTCCAGCAGGGTGGACAGTGGTCTGCACCTGAGGAATGATCCCACGCCCAAGGAGAGAGGGCTAGCTTTGCACCTGCCCCCCTACCCTTCAGCCTACTCTCCCCCCTACCAAGGCCATGGCTACCAGGAGGAGTACTGCCACAAGCCTGaagctgtgggtgacagcagagGTTCTCTGTCAGAAAGACGCCCCAGCTTTGAGAACTTGGAGCTGGGCTTCACCGAGCTACTGCCTCCCCTGTACCCCAGAGTCTCccaacctccctctccctccccatggcTGGACTCCCCATacctgtcctcctccccctctccctcccactcctcctctctgagTCCCTTCCCCGCAGGcagccccatctcctcctcctctcttccccccatgACTACCTCACCCTACCCCCACTACCCCTACCCTCAGGAGGTCTGCCCCTCGCCTCCTTCCAACTCCAGCCCGTATCAGGACTTCTACCCACCACCATACTCCCACAACGAGGTATGGGACCACCAGGGCAGGGGACCTCGGGAAAGGGAGGCTCAGGCTGGGTCTAAAATGCAGACGACCCCCCTGGAATTTGCCAGCTCATCATCTATTCACCACATTACATTAGAGGAAG TGACTGAGTTCATAGGAGAAGACATCAGATCGTTCCAGTCGGGCTCACAGACGGACAGCCAACCAGGATGA
- the nfatc4 gene encoding nuclear factor of activated T-cells, cytoplasmic 4 isoform X2: protein MGAAPGSGWEEGEFEFKLVFEEDPTRQLRGPSPLCNADQEHTIVGERTESALSLLESSNTESHLDTTHVGQPIGIPTPTYSSASQRAGMHSPPPRRALVREFSGTYESLPARSVQVSESHVLECPSIQITTISPEDDTAPAGSNFWDTGGGWDRERLYLPLMDPFCYREGSTGAGSLSPSPASSPSSRGWLSPASSCDSLLVEEEELNEVTSHFCLSPSSRPTSPGGKKRRNSPLASPCTSRRSSYSEDHSCTLEGEDSTSQSQAHNSSFELSIPQKTRKTSLEQVSPRDVEQEQGPAHSSHCPLPEPLQQRREVASMGMDYLSVPPALGWGRTRASAHSPMFRSNALPPLDWPLPTQFDQYELRIDVQPRPHHRAHYETEGSRGAVKASPGGHPVVTLTGYTERQPLSLQVFVGTADDRSIRPHPFYQIHRVTGKMVGTASQESVQAGTKILDIPLNPETNMTALIDCAGILKLRNSDIELRKGETDVGRKNTRVRLVFRTHLPLGLPVAPPGRMLALQVTSVPIECSQRSAQELPVVESVSVISCSVEGGEELLLGGSNFLPMSRVLFMERGTDGKLQWEEEAHVDRDNSSECLLCVQIPAYGDLSVNRPVSVCLYVSNGKRKRSSTHCFKYLPVMFKEDDPLLSHPSVLPLEGVTLCSMGGSSRVDSGLHLRNDPTPKERGLALHLPPYPSAYSPPYQGHGYQEEYCHKPEAVGDSRGSLSERRPSFENLELGFTELLPPLYPRVSQPPSPSPWLDSPYLSSSPSPSHSSSLSPFPAGSPISSSSLPPMTTSPYPHYPYPQEVCPSPPSNSSPYQDFYPPPYSHNEVWDHQGRGPREREAQAGSKMQTTPLEFASSSSIHHITLEEVTEFIGEDIRSFQSGSQTDSQPG, encoded by the exons ATGGGGGCTGCGCCGGGTTCTGGTTGGGAGGAGGGGGAGTTCGAGTTCAAGTTGGTTTTTGAGGAGGACCCGACGCGCCAACTCCGGGGCCCATCCCCGCTGTGCAACGCGGACCAGGAGCACACTATCgtgggggagaggacagagagcgcCCTGTCGCTCCTAGAGTCGAGCAATACTG AGAGCCACCTGGATACCACTCACGTAGGCCAGCCAATCGGCATCCCTACCCCAACGTATTCTTCAGCAAGTCAAAGGGCTGGGATGCATTCCCCGCCCCCCAGGCGTGCCTTGGTGAGGGAGTTCAGTGGGACCTATGAGAGCCTTCCAGCGAGATCTGTACAG gTGTCAGAGTCCCATGTTTTGGAGTGCCCTAGCATCCAGATCACCACTATCTCCCCAGAGGATGACACTGCCCCAGCAGGAAGTAACTTCTGGGACACAGGAGGTGGATGGGACAGGGAGCGCCTCTACCTTCCCCTAATGGACCCATTCTGCTACCGCGAAGGCAGCACCGGCGCTGGGTCCCTGAGCCcaagccctgcctccagccccTCCTCTCGCGGCTGGCTCAGTCCTGCGTCCAGCTGTGATTCGctgctggtggaggaggaggagctcaATGAGGTCACCTCCCATTTCTGCCTGTCACCCTCCTCCCGGCCCACCTCACCGGGGGGTAAGAAGCGCAGGAACTCCCCTCTGGCCTCCCCCTGCACGTCCCGCAGGAGCAGCTACTCTGAGGACCACTCCTGTACCCTGGAGGGAGAAGACTCCACCTCTCAGTCACAAGCTCACAACAGCAGCTTTGAGCTGAGCATTCCACAGAAAACTAGGAAGACGTCACTGGAGCAG GTCTCCCCCAGGGATGTGGAGCAGGAGCAGGGTCCAGCCCATAGCTCCCACTGCCCACTGCCAGAGCCACTGCAGCAAAGGAGAGAGGTTGCATCCATGGGCATGGACTACCTGTCTGTGCCCCCTGCTCTGGGTTGGGGGAGGACCAGAGCCAGCGCCCACAGCCCTATGTTCAG ATCCAATGCTCTACCGCCACTTGATTGGCCACTGCCAACTCAGTTTGACCAATATGAGTTGCGTATCGACGTGCAGCCCCGCCCACACCACCGAGCCCACTACGAGACAGAAGGAAGCAGAGGAGCCGTCAAGGCATCACCAGGGGGACATCCGGTTGTTACG CTGACtggatacacagagagacagccccTCTCTTTGCAGGTGTTTGTGGGAACAGCTGATGACAGGTCCATCCGGCCTCATCCTTTCTATCAGATACACAG GGTAACAGGTAAGATGGTGGGTACTGCCAGTCAGGAGAGTGTACAGGCTGGCACCAAAATACTGGACATCCCCCTCAACCCAGAGACCAACATGACTGCCCT CATTGACTGCGCTGGCATTCTGAAGCTGAGGAACTCGGACATCGAGCtgaggaaaggagagacagatgtaGGGAGGAAAAACACGCGTGTGCGCCTAGTGTTCCGTACCCACCTCCCCCTTGGCCTTCCCGTGGCCCCACCTGGACGGATGCTGGCCCTGCAGGTTACCTCCGTGCCTATTGAGTGCT CCCAGCGCTCTGCTCAGGAGCTGCCAGTGGTGGAGTCAGTCAGTGTCATATCGTGCTCtgtggaaggaggggaggagctACTGTTGGGTGGATCTAACTTCCTGCCCATGTCCAGAGTGCTTTTTATGGAAAGAGGGACAG ATGGAAAGCTACAGTGGGAAGAGGAGGCACATGTTGACCGTGACAACAGTAGTGAG TGCTTGCTGTGTGTGCAAATTCCAGCCTATGGTGACCTGTCTGTGAACCGCCCAGTATCTGTGTGCCTTTATGTCTCCAACGGGAAGAGGAAAAGGAGCAGCACTCACTGTTTCAAGTATCTGCCGG tCATGTTTAAAGAGGATGACCCTCTGCTCTCGCATCCCTCTGTCTTGCCCCTGGAGGGGGTGACACTCTGCTCCATGGGGGGGTCCAGCAGGGTGGACAGTGGTCTGCACCTGAGGAATGATCCCACGCCCAAGGAGAGAGGGCTAGCTTTGCACCTGCCCCCCTACCCTTCAGCCTACTCTCCCCCCTACCAAGGCCATGGCTACCAGGAGGAGTACTGCCACAAGCCTGaagctgtgggtgacagcagagGTTCTCTGTCAGAAAGACGCCCCAGCTTTGAGAACTTGGAGCTGGGCTTCACCGAGCTACTGCCTCCCCTGTACCCCAGAGTCTCccaacctccctctccctccccatggcTGGACTCCCCATacctgtcctcctccccctctccctcccactcctcctctctgagTCCCTTCCCCGCAGGcagccccatctcctcctcctctcttccccccatgACTACCTCACCCTACCCCCACTACCCCTACCCTCAGGAGGTCTGCCCCTCGCCTCCTTCCAACTCCAGCCCGTATCAGGACTTCTACCCACCACCATACTCCCACAACGAGGTATGGGACCACCAGGGCAGGGGACCTCGGGAAAGGGAGGCTCAGGCTGGGTCTAAAATGCAGACGACCCCCCTGGAATTTGCCAGCTCATCATCTATTCACCACATTACATTAGAGGAAG TGACTGAGTTCATAGGAGAAGACATCAGATCGTTCCAGTCGGGCTCACAGACGGACAGCCAACCAGGATGA